The following nucleotide sequence is from Juglans microcarpa x Juglans regia isolate MS1-56 chromosome 6D, Jm3101_v1.0, whole genome shotgun sequence.
ttattatttacagattatttcactaatattcacataattttaagatattctAAATGTCCAAACGAGTCGTGATGATATCAACCTAGTAAGTGACGAACGTCTCTCCTTCGATCCTATGGCCTCTTCCTCCATTGCCGACTCTGCTCTCCTCCTCACTATGGCACCCACCATCTCTCTTCACCCTTGGAAAGGTCAAATTTGTTCGATCCCTACTTGGAAGGTGCTCAACTATATGGTTAGGCTGATGACTAGATTCATTCCTTCTCCTACCCAACCCATCCCGTCCTCCCAGCCTTCTCAGTCCAATCCTCATCCTAATCCACCTTCTATTCATGGCCCGCTTATCCTCAGTGCCCTAGCCTCCTCATTCtctgaatataatttatttccatGATGATTTCCTAATTTTGTGGTTCCTCCACATTACATTGTCCAAGACTATTTCTAAGAAATCAATTATGGCAAGATTATAAGCTAAACTTTTTGAGCAATATGATGTATCGAAGTCCGCCTTAAGTCATTAATACATCATGCTACCATTGCATTAAAAATCACCCACTATTATAAAAAggatagtgatagggttactactctTTTACTACCTATCTATTacttataatgtatttatttttttaacattttcttttaagtatttttttaacatctttaataattaagaaaaaattaaaaaaatatataattttattaatagtcacttccttaatcattaagtaaaataaaaaaaattaaaaaaagtaaataaaaaaagaatagtaaatgagtagtagGATAGtaataaccctatcattttccttataaaaattccgtcctcgagATTATCCAAATGTACTTGCGTCACGTAAATATTTCCTAAAGTCTATCAAGAGTTGTGATTCTTGTAACAGATTTAAGCTTTTAGTTCCCATGATTATTTCCTAATTTTGAGGTTTCTCCAAAATACATTGTCTAAGGTTgtctttaagaaataaattatagaaaGATTATAAGTCTAACTTTTTCGAGCAATGAGACTTATCAAAGTAAGGATTAAGTAATTCATACATCACACACTATGTTACTTtgatattctttttgaaaagaacCTATAGTTATATACTCATAACATCCTCAAACAATCTTTCAATTAGATCTCAAAACATCCATTGTGATCtgtaaatattctaataaaaaaattccaattaCTAACTATAACCTTGAAATATGATTTAATTAAGGTGTTGACTGTACCCAGGCCGGAACCAAAAAATCTAGTTTAGGGGGctaagttaagaaaaaataattttggaggggctaaatactaatttttatatactcTACTTTATAAAAACACCTTCTAAAAcctaatttttatcaaatttttggGGGGTTTTGCCTTAAGGTAGTTCTGCCCGTGACCATACCCTCGAAATATTACAATCATAAATATCAACTATAACCTCAAATTGATTCATTATATATCGATCCAATAACTTAAGATGTTTCCTTTGATCTCAAAATAACACTCTTATCTTTCTTTCTAAGATAGTATATAAATCCCAATTCCAATAGAACATACCATCATTGCCAACACTCAAACAGCCAGTAACACTGAAATATTCCTAAGTTCATTTGACATAGCAGCCTTCATTTGACACGCTAAAACTCTAACTCAATGAACACACCATGTAATACTTATACACACTGCACAATATTATTGTTCACACATTGACACATGGCATCTCCACCCTCGCCTAGTGATAGAAAGTGATAtaaattgagtttattttctCCCAACTGACTGAATATCAAAAGAACTCTATTTTATTACTgtcttccactttttttttttcttcttctcttgtcACTGTCTTCAAgtgttccactttttttttttttttttctttgctcttTTTCTGTTCTTCAAGTGTAACTTTCTTGCCAATTATTCTGTGAAAGGTCCCTGATATGCTGATTCATTCATCTAAGAAACAAAAAAGCATATTTGTTAGTTCATCCATTTTTTCACAGGCCAGTAGGCCAGCTTATTTACTCATGAATTGGATGAGATCACGAGAGTCATATCAAATTTGTAGTATTTAATTGAAGtcgaataaaagaaaataaaaaataatctattaacataaaatgatttttttgtgaagaatttatttgttattcacatgtttttgtttttgttcactTACGTATTAATGGTaatacaaactatacaaaaatACACTaacaatttttatatcattagaTGCTTTTCAGGTTTATTCTTGATCTATAAAGTTTTCTTAAagcatagaaaaatataaacaagtTGAGAAcaattgatttatttaaaaaagaaaaacatggaTAATTCGGAGATTAAGATACGTTTAGAGAGCTGCTTCTGTCATTGATGAGCATCCCTCTAAAACTTCAAGAATCCAACCTAATGAGATGGATGCTACCTCTTTAGAACGTGATCTAGGATTACGtctacaaatatgaaaatttccTACTAACTTACAAGATGAGATCTAATGTGTCTATCTTAAAGCAAGTCTATGTCAActtaaactttcaaaatatccattttcaggAATAGGTAAACAGCGTCCCCGACTTTAATTTTCTTGGTTTTAAAGACATTCAAATTGGTTGGAATACTCACCATCGAAGAATGCTGTAAGACGACCACCCCTTTGGGCAACCCTTGGGTGGCCATTGTAATACTCAAGtaggagaaagaaaataatcatGCACGTGTGAACAAAAAATACGGATAAATGTAAGAGTGATCGATGTGAAATGGTTGTTAGAAAACACTTTTAGTATCAGAATTTAACAGcaacaataacaataatttaGAGCGATATATGAGtaacaaaaaagatttattttttgcacaattttttatgttttcttgttcCTATTTTCTTGGTAATGATGATTTGTAACGTGTATGCGTTTTATGTGAGATGGTATGGACACTATTGGTAATCAACAATATTTGTTATTGTCTTGGATTCTAGTGTAAAATGGCAAGAACTTGGATGACTGGATGAACACCATATATTCAAGCGACAGTACAAGCATAGAGATAGCGCGAGATGTAGGAGAAAGGCTGGAGCTCGACATTGGGAGATGAGACCTAAGTTCAAGCAACACAATAATAACATCATGGTGGTTCACATGAGAAAGGGCTACCTTGGCATGCTTGGCCCTAGCAAGTAAGATTAACATGTCAAGAAAAGGTCTTCAATAAAGAAGCGGAATCTAGTATATCTAGTGGCTAAAGATCAGAGAGATCAGGCcacaaaggaagaagaagtagCCTCAAACACATCCTTGCTCACGAATCATGGAGAAAGGAGCTTGTGAAGAAGGGACCACATAGGTGTACGAGACTCATCTCTTTCGTGTTTGTGTAGTGTCTAAGCTTGAATCTTGATGTATGAATgttgaattttaagaaatgaaactagGATCTTAAATTCTTGCACATATGACATATGCGATTTGATCACCCCATGTATTTGAAGCTAGGATACTAAAAACCAAAATGCATGTACTAGGGAATGCACGAggaatgagatgatatgagaattttgtaaataatagtaagataatttgttaatagtagtgaaatagtttgaattaactatttattgggttttggaaaatgagaaagaaaaagttgaataaaaaatattataaaattaaaatattgttataatattattttttaatattatttttgttttgaaatttgaaaaaaatgatcttttttttttgttttttttttaaagtttgagaaagttgtaatgattagtttgaaaaagttgtaatgattagcttgaaagtgtttatattttaataatgttgagaaaggaaatgagatgaaaattatttccaaagaTCTCCTAAGTCTCTATCGAAAATAATGTTTACACAACATTGAGAGAGGTGATATATGGACACCAACAGGGGAAAATGTAAGCCATCTTTGATCATGATTAATCtttgtttataaatattaaaaaatattttattttctataataacCCAATTGCATATAAAGCAAGCTTTTTCATGGATAAATACTTCTACATATCATCCCATGTCACTTGAAATGACACTTTTAATAACTTTCATGAATAACTGGTAAATGAATGGAAATCCTAACCCTGCTACTAGAAGAGGAAAATCCAAATGGATACTCTTCGGCCAAATCAAGAGTGCAAAAGATTACTTTTGCAACCATCCAACTAAATGAAAATCGTCCAACAACTCGAATGATAGATTAAGAGGATAAAGAAACTCAACAAAACCTTCTGACTTGGTGGAAAATATTGGGATGGTTGagtaataagatgagatgagaattctgtgaataataataaaatgatttgagttaaaatattattcggatataactttttaatataatttttgttttgaattttgaaaaaattgtattatttttatattttgtttagaagtttgaaaaaattaaaatgattacataaaaaatttaaaatttaaaattgaaaatgagtaatatttaaaaaggaaattatgaaaaattctggGATGAGACCAGATCATCTCACTTTCTAACAAGCCCTTAGAGCCCCAAAGTATAAGAAGGGGTCCATGTACTCAACAAaggaaataagataaaatgaaaaaatggcaaaccgaaAAAGTTTAGATTTTGATTACTATTTTAACTTCTTCggcatttatcttattttaattttattatgcatgctcTTTAGATATATACTAATTAGGCTCTCTTTGGTTTCATAGATGGTTTCAAGACTCTCAACCCATTTCGtcctatttcatctcatcttaacatctaaacacaatttaaatataaatatttttcaatttcaaatttttaacttttttatctaattattacctaatcattacaacttttccaaacttccaaacaagacataaaaaataattcaaattttcaaatatcaaaatgaaattacattaaaaaattatattctaactatattttaattttataatatttttattcaactttttttctctcatttttttaaaacactataaaatatcttaattcaaactatttgattactattcatatatttctCGTATCATCTCATCCATATAACCAAAAGAAGCCTTAGTCAAAACTCAgggatataaaattataatgcaATCACTTAATCCTATTAGCGGTAGACTTTTGGGCATGCTTGCTCTCGCCAACGGTGTAGCTGAAGTCTCCAGGCTTTCCACTCGCCTTTTAGAACTCAATCTCTCCCTTACTCAGCCACCAACTCTCTAGCGGGACAACATCGATGCCACTTATTTCTCTTCCAACTCCGTCTTCGATTCACGCAAGAAACATATTAAAATTGACTTTCATTTATTGTGTCACACACGGTGGCTCAAATGCTTTATTCGGTTTATCTCTAGCAAAGATTAGATCACTAACGTGTTCACCAAACCATTATCTCCGTACTAGATCCAATTAGTCATTTCTCTATTCTCTCATTGGTAATTATTAAGGCGACTCATGCAACCCATATCTTATACCATATCATAACACCCTTTTATAGGTTGTGTCACaacttaaaagtattttaacTAAAAGTCTTAAGCACAACgcttagaaagaaaagaaaaacaaagaaaaaaaatcttaaacataataaaaatatgaaataaagtGAAAATGTAACAACACAAGCAACTATGCAAATCAGATAATAATAGTTTCCATGATAAAAAGCTCAAGATGAGGCATCATGTGAGGTGCTTTGGGAGCCTTCTTTCTAGGCTTGAAAACCGAACCTTTCTAGGTTTTTTGCCAATAGTTTGGGCTTATAAAGACCCAATTTTGTGGGCTTTCAAGAATCTGATGCTTTTTGCAAACCTATTTACCCATTAAATTAGACCCAAAGCTAAtgattaaatagataaaaaaaaaaaaaaatacaaaacaaaacaaaatatgaaaagaatagTGTTATATGTACTTGCAACAtctttacttatatttttacgTACAAGACTCATATtatcaattttgttttgaattttaaattttaaattttaaatttcttaattttcagcATATGAATAGCTGATACGTAGATAAttagttttttgtaaatttttcttaagtacaattaacatttctcatgtgaaaaacacaaaatctcCCATTGGAAAAATTGGTCATTGATCAAGACAATCCTATCGTAGATTTCATCAAGTCGTTCTTTTGAGTTGACGAAAAAGACCGTTGTGGTGGGAATGACTTTAGTATTTGGGTAACGATACACTTACAATTCTCTTACAGCTCAATTCACAATTAACTAATACAATCATATCATTTTACtgaaaactaattttaattttattaaattatcattaattcaatatagagttgtaaaaaaaattgtaaaagaggGGTGAGTTAATCAATTTTCTTAACCTTTAGCCTTTAggttttcattttacttacGTTTATTACTTAGCAGAAGTGATTGTGATGAGCATGaatttatgtgttttttaatctttttgctTAATATTTAGTAGATGCAATGTTGACGTTAGAAGTTTATTGTTTctttaagttttgttttagcACTTATTAGTTGTTGCATTCGATAGAATCTTACtatgtactatttttttttgtactttataACAATTGTACTATGCATTTGGCAATTTAAAccaatcttttttcttattgatttaaaattaaaattgtgttAAAAGAGACCGATATTAAAATTGGACATTagaattagaatttattttaaaatggactttcttttttttttttctgaaaaatgatatttgcagtcgtagAATGCGTAAATGCCGcgtaatctttttgaaaaaaaatgaataaatataagatctatatgaaaaaaaaaattaattttttaatagtaattttcactcttttttaaaacgattacgtgatatttatacactctacaattacatgtagcattactctttttttttttaaccgtgaattagtaaaaaaatctctctctattaatatatatttcatttaaatcaACAAGCCCAGTCCAAAAAagcccaaaaagaaattgagggCCTAGACTTAAAACCCAACCAGTGAGAAATTGTAGACCACCAAGTATGTTAGGGCCAGCGCCTAAAAGGCTAAGCCATCATTGGTTTGGTTAGGGGATTTGTGGGATATTATTTTTGTCGGTAAGTTGATTTATTTAGGACCATAAGGTCAATCTTTCAATCCTATACCAATCTgttattactcttttaatatcaaaagaaaattatttatgaaatctagATGAAAAAAATCCACTTTAAGAGATGAAACGTTAACAGATCAGATATGCAacattttgaatatatatatatatatatatatatatatatataattcgtGCCTTATAATCTATGTATATTCTTCATCGATTCCTTCAATGTCTCTTCAATTTATctgttttattaatatattttcctttattaatACTTCTCTCTTATGGGACTTATTCCCTTACTTCACGAATTCAGAACCCAAAAACTGTGTATATATTGTGTTTCATGTTCTCAAAGTGGTGCGTGCGTGGAGAggattttcatgtgaatgaAGAACTCAGGACCACATGATTCATGGAAGAAAAGTGCCCAAGCTCCATTATAGCTTATATCATCGATGGAAGTTTACTTTATGCAGTGCCTGAAAACTTGGTTGTAAGGAGTGGTTAGATACATTTCATTGACAGTTACTTGAAAATGAAGCCCATAAAGGGTTGGTCTTTGGCATCGCTTTCTTGGACGGTTTTGCTCTTAAATAGGGGAGCAAGATcattgaagaagaaggatgTCTTCATCTAATTGTTGGGGTTTTGAATTTGAGGTTTCAAGTGAAAGAGAGATAGATACATAAAGTGAGTATGTTGTAAGACCTACTTCGTGTATATCTCTCTCTTACTTGAGATTCTCAAAATAAGAATTTGAAGGGATCTTAATCCTTATTATTAAACTGACGTGGTTTTATATGATCCGTCAGAtctgttttacaataaaattaattagacaaaccacatcaagtcacatcagtttgtgatattacttttgtgtaatcactttgtgaCTAGAGTATCTCTCTTATTGTAGTGTTCAATTTATATGTTTATCTTTCTCTCACTTGAAGCTCTCAGATAAGAACTTTAAGGGACTGGGATCTTAATcttcaaatacatatataacttaATAAGTTTAATTTGATGAACATGAGAAGGAACTACTACAAAAAGGTTAATATCTGTTTAATTAAATCATGAGGAAATGATGATTAGAGTCAAGTGGAAGGAACTTAACAGGAATTTGGTCATCATGATCAagcttccttccttcctttcttttttttttttcctctctctttctttgtgCATGGTCTTGGCCACCTAAAATGTCTCATTACTTGTTGGCCGACCATAGGGAGAGAGTTTAgacaaacacatgaaaacaaTAAAGAAGTTGTACAAACATGCAGGTTGGGGTCACCGACCGGAGCCTTTTGTCTTTAAGGCCGGCAATTTTGTACCAAGAGTCCTCATGAATCTTTCCACATAgtatagtaaacataacaacAACTTCTAACGCTTTTTAAAACCACTTCCAACATGTTCCTTTCACTCAccttcatctcatttcatattgttctttcaatatttttgtcatgaagCACCAATACAAAGGGCAAATATATACCCCTCGATTAAGggaataaattattaatatatatatatatatatatatatatatttggctaGTTTTGTGAgaggaaaattattataattattatttcaagatGAGATTTCATTGACATAAACATGTAATAGaggagtaatgctactcattatcctttttctcatcatctcgtgatgtggcattagatgattagagactatttattatgttttacttgtgaatattaaatagtctccaatcatctaatgccacatcatgagatgatgagtagaatttttcaatagaGAGGGGGTCCCGGACACAACCAACACCTAAAACAGATCATATAGTTccaacaaaaaccaaaagaaaatggaCAAGAAGTTTGCCCAGTTCAATGCATGGCTTTAGATTCTCATGTCAAGAAAATGGCTAATAGAAATGGTGGTTTTCAATGCAGTTGTATAGTCAAGTTGCTATAAAAGGGATACCCATTGAGGGAAACAACAATGGATCTTAGTTAACGTTATAGAAAAGATTAATGGACAGTACTTCATCAGTTACTTTAACAGAGGGTCCGTACGTGTACGTAGGTACTTCAGTTAcaaaacatatttcacaacaatCTGATAAATGAGgggtaattttataaaatactttgtaAAAGTAGCATTACTTTACAAAATTACCCCTATCTTACaatattgttgtgaaatgtgttgtgaaaatattttgtgtgtATCAATACTCTATTGATTTACATATTGTCAAATATTTATAGATTTACATACcctaaaattcaaacaaaaataattgtgcatgtatagatttaaataaattaatatttattaatttataggtAGGAAATTCTTACAAAATGATGGTTATTAATTTAGAGTAAACGCTGTAAATTACCCATTTGCCACTAATAAAGAGTTAGGTAATTGGGCAACAGGGAAACCCTAGGCTGGGTTTTAGACAcctataaaatatcattaagtCAGTCCCATGGTCAGCCAAAAGATCAAGAGGTAGATGACATTTGTGGGAGATGATCATCAAGAAGCTGTGTGGTCCATGATCATGATctgaataaaaatgagaagatCTTGGGAGGTTCAACCAATTAAAAACTGTGGGAATATATAGAGATCTGTTGATTGATGCTGCATCATCATCTGGCACATATATAAGTCCAACACTAGTTGGTATCTTTCCATGGCTAACAATGTCAATATGCCCTACCAAACATTACAACCACTGGTCCCTAACTAGATTTACTTCACAAATTGTGTTGCCCCCACCACAACAACTCTCCTACccaattctaaattaattaccCCCTCTGCATGCAATTAGTTTTGGAGCACCATTGCCAATTCAATATGGTCAACAATGGTTTCATGGAAAACTGAGTAAGACAGTTTGATCAGTATAAATGCACCAAGATTGAGCTATATATGAACACATCTTTGATAATCAACTATCAAGTGTTGTAAATTTCAAAGCTGCAAGTTTCAACCTCTTTGTTTTTGCCgacaaaagaagagaagaaggaaaagaaggcaACCTCTTTGTTTTTTAGTCATAGATGTCCCAAGGTTGTTTTTTAGTCATAGATGTCCCAAGGACATGGTTCCAATCAAATATGGTAACTTTTATCCAGTATAAAGGTAACACATTTCCTCTtagaaaatctatttttttttttatggaactAATGTATGTCAATAAGAATTAACAGTTCTTTTTATAAAGATAGTTTTAATGGCACCTCATCTGCAGGAGAATATTCCTATTCAACATAGTAAATAAAGGATGCACCATATTGATCACCACATGAGACCAAGGCGCTTTAGTCTCTTCATTCTTAAAGCCAGTTGTTCCTGCTTTCCCCACAACTTCTTCAAATAGCAATGGCAGCCATGAATGGTTGGCTCTCCTTCCCCTTTGATGATAGTTTCAACCATGATCTTGCCATTCGAAGGTTTTGTCCTGAGAGAGTTGAGCAAGAACAAGGAGCGTGGGAGTGGGAGGGGGAGTGGGAGGAGAAACTGATGAATGATGAGTTTGAAATGTGTTCTCCTTCTGATACCACTACTACACCATGCTTGGCTGCTTCAGAGGTAGATGACTTTGTCGATAGCTTCATTAACATGGATCATTGTGACAAAGATTGTAACAACTTGCTGGATGAGCATCAAAATTTCAATCACTTTCATTATGAGATTGAAACATTTCCAAGGGCAGATGATGTTTATGGTGATGTTTCAATGATGATAGGAGATAAATTGGCAATGAGCGACTCAATTGAGGACTTAGGAGTTGTTCCTGATGAAATAATGCTGGGTGTGGAGGATAGCAATGGAGTGGACCAAGGGCTGCACTTGGTGCACATGTTGTTGTCTTGTGCTGAGGCTGTGGGCTGCAGGGACACCCAACTTGCAGAGTCAATACTCAGCCAAGTTTGGGCTTCTGCCAATCCTTTAGGCACTTCACTGCAACGAGTCTCCTACTGCGTTGCAACCGGATTGAAGTCTAGGCTATCAAATCTTCACAATGCCAATGCAAATGGAACACTCACAAATGGTGCTATGGGTAAGTCCTTGATCACAAGGGAGGAGAAAGCAGAATCTTTTCAACTCCTTCATCAAGCTACTCCTTATCTTGCTTTTGGTTTCATGGCTGCAAATGAAGCTATATGTCAAGCAGCACAAGGGAAGGACTCCTTGCACATCATTGATCTAGGGATGGAGACTACCCTTCAATGGCCTTCTTTGATAAGGTCCCTTTCATCAAGACCTGAGGGCCCTCCAAAGCTCAGAATCACAGGATTAATCAGTGATCAAAATCAACTAGGGCTTGAGGCCAGCATAAAAGCCCTTATGGAGGATGCTAGCTCAGTAGGCATTACACTAGAAATCACCATGAAAACAGATCCAGTGACACCCTCACTTTTAACCAGAGAGAACCTTAAC
It contains:
- the LOC121233974 gene encoding GRAS family protein RAD1-like, with protein sequence MAAMNGWLSFPFDDSFNHDLAIRRFCPERVEQEQGAWEWEGEWEEKLMNDEFEMCSPSDTTTTPCLAASEVDDFVDSFINMDHCDKDCNNLLDEHQNFNHFHYEIETFPRADDVYGDVSMMIGDKLAMSDSIEDLGVVPDEIMLGVEDSNGVDQGLHLVHMLLSCAEAVGCRDTQLAESILSQVWASANPLGTSLQRVSYCVATGLKSRLSNLHNANANGTLTNGAMGKSLITREEKAESFQLLHQATPYLAFGFMAANEAICQAAQGKDSLHIIDLGMETTLQWPSLIRSLSSRPEGPPKLRITGLISDQNQLGLEASIKALMEDASSVGITLEITMKTDPVTPSLLTRENLNLREGEALFVNCIMHLHEYVKESRGSLKAILQAIKKLAPTAVTVVEQDANHNGPFFLGRFLESLHYYSAIFDSLEATLPRHSAQRMKIEMLHFAEEIRNIVAFEGSDRIERHERVDQWRRQLGRAGFKVMGLTCMSQARMMLSVYGCDGYTLATEKGCLLLGWKGKPIMLASAWQVHNVLSS